In Zingiber officinale cultivar Zhangliang chromosome 8B, Zo_v1.1, whole genome shotgun sequence, a single genomic region encodes these proteins:
- the LOC122013914 gene encoding probable inactive nicotinamidase At3g16190 yields the protein MVKGQGRSGADLVEGLVIKDEDYKVVKTRFSAFFATNLHQLLQGCGIKNLVVIGKGFKLQTVFDAVALDYHQVLSLQIQRLLLFLKFSSIDNIRDMKNIGVATPTLQEWLQL from the exons ATGGTGAAGGGCCAGGGTCGTAGCGGTGCAGATCTAGTGGAAGGACTGGTCATCAAAGATGAGGACTACAAGGTCGTAAAGACACGCTTTAGTGCCTTCTTTGCCACAAACCTTCATCAACTTCTTCAGGGCTGCGGAATTAAGAACTTGGTTGTGATTGGTAAG GGATTCAAACTCCAAACTGTGTTTGATGCTGTTGCGCTGGATTACCATCAGGTACTGTCGTTGCAGATACAACGACTACTGCTGTTCCTCAAGTTCagctcg ATAG ATAACATTAGAGACATGAAGAATATTGGAGTTGCCACACCGACCCTGCAAGAATGGCTCCAGCTTTGA
- the LOC122013915 gene encoding calcium-dependent protein kinase 20-like, protein MDINQDGKLCFEELKLGLHKLGHQISDSDIQILMEAADVNGSGTLEYGEFVAVSIHLRKIGNDEHLHRAFSYFDLNKSGYIEIEELSDSLADDLGPNREEVINAIIHDVDTDKVRNLSLLSMNHSSALYFCLRTSIVYENMAAFAIITTSADNGRLSSQDG, encoded by the exons ATGGACATTAATCAAGATGGGAAACTATGCTTTGAGGAGCTGAAACTCGGTTTGCATAAGCTCGGCCACCAAATTTCAGATTCAGACATTCAGATATTAATGGAAGCA GCTGATGTCAATGGAAGCGGTACcttagaatacggagaatttgTTGCTGTCTCAATCCACTTGCGCAAGATTGGAAACGATGAACACCTGCACAGAGCCTTCTCATACTTCGATCTGAACAAGAGTGGATACATAGAAATTGAAGAACTCAGTGATTCCTTAGCTGACGACTTGGGTCCAAACCGAGAAGAAGTTATTAATGCAATCATCCATGATGTCGACACAGATAAGGTCAGAAATTTAAGTCTTCTGTCCATGAACCATTCATCTGCTTTATACTTTTGTCTGCGGACATCAATAGTTTACGAAAATATGGCTGCATTTGCAATTATAACAACATCAGCTGACAATGGACGTCTTTCATCACAGGATGGTTAA